The Macrococcoides canis genome has a window encoding:
- a CDS encoding aminoacyltransferase: MKFTELTVEEYDQYMSKTEAMSHYFQMKENIENREQKGYPVVLLGVKEGEHVIAASLFSKIPVFGGYQYYSNRGPVMDFHDSKLVDFFFRELDRYLKRHQAVFIKIDPYWIYKCYDKDVNEKDDAANDEIIQQLKQLGYQHKGFKRGYSPDEQVRWMSVMYLQGETPQSLMKQFDSQRKRNIKKAQKYGVKVRMLHKDEIDLFLELYRETEERTGFISRPDSYMRGFNDTYGENILLPLAYIDLDEYMEQLSEELVQAETSRDQMMAKENKSEKQLKKIAQQDRDIDHIQQEMLEISELRKTDGQILNLASGMFFQNHYEVNYYSGGSSTKYNKFMGPYAMHWYMINYCLDHGYDRYNFYGVSGDFTEDSEDYGVYRFKRGFNAQIEELIGDFIKPINKPKYNAYQLLTNARIKGAQIKQRLKK, from the coding sequence ATGAAGTTTACAGAATTAACAGTTGAGGAATACGACCAGTATATGTCGAAAACTGAGGCGATGAGTCATTATTTTCAGATGAAAGAGAATATAGAAAATCGTGAACAAAAAGGATATCCCGTTGTATTGCTTGGTGTAAAAGAAGGAGAACATGTCATCGCTGCAAGTCTATTCTCAAAGATTCCAGTGTTCGGAGGATATCAGTACTATTCAAATCGAGGACCTGTGATGGACTTCCATGATTCGAAGCTGGTTGACTTCTTCTTCCGAGAACTTGACCGTTATTTGAAGCGTCATCAGGCCGTATTCATAAAGATCGATCCTTACTGGATATACAAATGCTATGACAAGGACGTCAATGAAAAGGATGATGCTGCGAACGATGAAATAATTCAACAGCTCAAGCAGCTTGGCTATCAGCATAAAGGATTTAAAAGAGGTTATTCACCAGACGAGCAGGTCCGCTGGATGAGTGTCATGTATTTGCAAGGGGAGACACCACAATCTCTGATGAAACAGTTCGATTCGCAAAGAAAACGCAATATTAAAAAAGCACAAAAATATGGCGTAAAAGTACGAATGCTGCATAAAGATGAAATCGATCTATTCCTTGAGCTATATAGAGAAACTGAAGAAAGAACTGGATTTATTTCAAGACCAGATAGCTATATGCGAGGATTTAACGATACATATGGGGAAAATATTCTCTTACCGTTAGCATATATCGACCTGGATGAATATATGGAGCAGCTTTCTGAAGAGCTGGTACAAGCAGAAACCTCACGAGATCAGATGATGGCAAAGGAAAATAAAAGTGAAAAGCAACTGAAGAAAATCGCACAGCAAGATCGTGATATTGATCACATACAACAAGAGATGCTCGAAATAAGCGAATTGCGAAAAACTGATGGACAAATATTAAACCTTGCATCAGGCATGTTCTTCCAGAATCATTATGAAGTGAATTATTACTCCGGAGGTTCAAGTACAAAATATAATAAGTTTATGGGACCATATGCAATGCATTGGTACATGATTAATTATTGTCTGGACCATGGCTATGACCGCTATAATTTCTATGGTGTATCCGGCGATTTCACTGAAGACAGCGAAGATTATGGCGTGTACCGTTTCAAACGTGGATTTAATGCGCAGATTGAAGAACTTATCGGAGACTTTATAAAGCCGATAAATAAACCTAAATATAATGCATATCAGTTACTGACAAATGCACGAATTAAAGGTGCACAAATAAAACAGCGTCTAAAAAAGTAA
- a CDS encoding GntR family transcriptional regulator codes for MYIEIDETSSVPVYLQLANQMIHHIAEGNIVPYDPLPSGRVFAKSLQINMHTVNKAYHYLEEKQLILVQPKSGAMIHPDALKAATKVEQEDLIRRLKPIIDEAKCKQLDVADLLKLIEEGEG; via the coding sequence ATGTACATAGAGATTGATGAAACAAGTAGTGTACCGGTATATTTACAGCTTGCCAATCAAATGATTCATCATATTGCAGAAGGGAATATCGTACCTTATGATCCGTTACCTTCTGGTCGTGTATTTGCGAAGAGTCTTCAGATTAATATGCATACGGTGAACAAAGCCTATCATTATCTGGAGGAGAAACAATTGATTCTTGTGCAGCCGAAGTCTGGTGCGATGATTCATCCTGATGCTTTAAAGGCTGCGACAAAAGTTGAACAGGAAGATTTAATACGTCGCTTGAAACCGATTATTGATGAAGCAAAGTGCAAACAATTGGATGTTGCTGATTTACTGAAATTAATTGAAGAGGGAGAGGGTTAA
- the relB gene encoding type II toxin-antitoxin system RelB family antitoxin, giving the protein MATITIRVSEDEKNFLKYMSEFMNLSLTDLIKNYTIEDLEDLFDTHVADKAYIEWSKNKQTVSHNDVMQEFGLL; this is encoded by the coding sequence ATGGCTACTATTACTATCAGGGTAAGCGAAGATGAAAAGAATTTTTTAAAATATATGTCAGAATTTATGAACTTAAGCTTAACTGACTTAATTAAGAATTATACCATTGAAGATCTTGAAGATTTATTTGATACTCATGTTGCCGATAAGGCATATATTGAATGGTCTAAAAATAAGCAGACTGTTTCTCACAATGATGTTATGCAAGAATTTGGATTACTATGA
- a CDS encoding NUDIX hydrolase produces the protein MSEIWELLDINRQKTGILHERGVTVPDGLYHLVVEIWVQKPNDELIPELWDRYCKYIKVG, from the coding sequence TTGAGTGAAATATGGGAACTTCTAGATATCAATAGACAAAAAACTGGTATCCTCCATGAAAGAGGCGTTACAGTACCTGATGGATTATACCATTTAGTAGTAGAAATCTGGGTACAGAAACCAAATGATGAATTAATACCAGAATTATGGGATAGATATTGTAAGTATATTAAAGTGGGGTAG
- a CDS encoding Txe/YoeB family addiction module toxin — MPKKKILFYSSGFEDYTYWQTNDKTVLKKINKLIKSIMIDGANEGIGKPEKLLGNYTGCYSRRITHEHRLVYKIEDDSICILQCRFHYKR, encoded by the coding sequence ATGCCTAAGAAAAAGATACTATTTTATTCAAGTGGTTTTGAAGATTATACGTACTGGCAAACTAACGATAAAACTGTATTAAAGAAAATAAATAAACTAATAAAGAGTATTATGATTGATGGTGCAAATGAAGGTATAGGTAAGCCAGAAAAATTATTAGGAAACTATACAGGTTGCTATAGCAGAAGAATCACTCATGAACATAGGCTCGTATATAAGATAGAAGATGATTCAATTTGTATTTTACAATGTCGTTTTCATTATAAAAGGTAG
- a CDS encoding type II toxin-antitoxin system Phd/YefM family antitoxin, protein MKVTTYSNARSNFRKIIDIVNEDCEPYTITTNTHNAVILSEQDYNSMIETLYLQSTPANAERLQKAIDESTDKNNLLQVEIDLDA, encoded by the coding sequence ATGAAAGTCACAACTTATTCTAATGCAAGATCAAATTTTAGAAAAATTATAGATATTGTTAATGAAGACTGTGAACCTTACACAATCACAACAAATACGCATAATGCCGTGATATTATCTGAACAAGATTATAATAGTATGATTGAAACACTTTATTTACAGAGTACACCAGCGAATGCCGAAAGATTACAAAAAGCGATAGATGAATCAACTGATAAAAATAACTTACTTCAAGTTGAGATTGATTTAGATGCCTAA
- a CDS encoding Y-family DNA polymerase produces the protein MYDYSLCEKRNVLCIDQKSFFASVSCIMKGLDPMTTKLAVVADTKRQGSVVLAATPPLKAIGIKTGSRLFEIPHHPDIYIINPSMKEYLKVASQIAEISLRYVAPEDYHQYSIDEFFMDVTKSYHLYAESPYALALKIKQEIYDKTQIQCAVGIGDNVLLSKIALDMEAKKQPDGIAEWHYEDVPAKMWSIEPLSKFWGINRRTEKKLNQKGIFTIGQLANYPHHYLKRDFGVIGVDLHLHANGIDSSIIREKHQIYKPSVNKSQILMRDYHFHELRAVVIEHIEEITFRLRADNRIARTISFTIGYSDEGSVSKSYTLSEGTNLTSDVFRVVWGFMQQMCDQKRKYRTVSIALTNLMKEEDRQLSLFVDEFERAKEERLERTIDELRTRFGKNSVLRAISYTEQGTARKRNGLIAGHKA, from the coding sequence ATGTATGATTACAGTCTATGTGAGAAGAGAAATGTACTCTGTATTGACCAGAAGAGTTTCTTTGCGAGTGTTTCCTGCATCATGAAAGGACTTGATCCTATGACAACAAAGCTCGCTGTTGTCGCTGATACGAAACGCCAAGGTTCTGTCGTTCTAGCTGCTACGCCGCCTCTGAAAGCAATCGGTATTAAGACGGGATCACGTCTGTTCGAAATTCCGCATCATCCAGATATTTATATTATCAATCCCTCTATGAAGGAATACTTAAAGGTTGCAAGTCAAATCGCGGAAATCTCGCTGCGATATGTCGCACCAGAAGACTATCATCAATACAGTATCGATGAGTTTTTTATGGATGTTACAAAGAGCTATCATCTATATGCAGAAAGTCCTTATGCGCTCGCCTTAAAGATTAAGCAGGAGATTTATGATAAGACGCAGATTCAATGTGCTGTCGGCATAGGGGATAACGTCTTACTGAGCAAGATTGCACTGGATATGGAAGCAAAGAAACAACCAGATGGCATTGCAGAGTGGCATTATGAAGATGTACCGGCCAAGATGTGGTCGATAGAACCATTAAGTAAATTCTGGGGGATTAACCGACGTACAGAGAAGAAGCTGAATCAAAAAGGAATATTCACCATTGGTCAGCTTGCGAATTATCCCCATCACTATTTAAAGCGTGATTTCGGTGTGATCGGCGTGGATCTTCATCTACATGCCAATGGTATTGATTCAAGCATTATAAGAGAGAAACATCAGATTTACAAACCATCTGTGAATAAGAGTCAGATCTTGATGCGTGATTACCATTTTCACGAGCTTCGTGCAGTTGTTATTGAACATATTGAAGAAATTACATTTCGACTACGTGCGGATAATCGTATCGCCAGAACAATCAGCTTTACGATTGGTTATAGTGATGAAGGGAGTGTCAGTAAGAGTTACACGTTATCAGAAGGAACGAACCTTACTTCAGATGTATTTAGAGTCGTATGGGGGTTTATGCAGCAGATGTGTGATCAAAAGAGGAAGTATCGTACTGTCAGCATCGCTCTGACGAACTTGATGAAGGAAGAAGACAGGCAGCTTTCATTATTTGTAGATGAGTTTGAACGCGCGAAGGAAGAGCGTCTAGAAAGAACGATTGATGAACTACGCACCCGCTTCGGGAAGAATAGCGTACTCCGTGCAATCTCCTACACTGAACAAGGAACAGCGCGTAAACGTAATGGGTTGATTGCTGGTCATAAGGCATAA
- a CDS encoding aminoacyltransferase: MKFTTLTREAFSAFTDQHPSHFTQMAVNYDLKVSEGTETHLLGVKDEHNEIIAAGLFTSVPVMKVFKYFYSNRGPVMDYHNRALVTFFFNELKKYMKQHKALNLRIDPYVPYQLRNHDGDIIETYKTDDIFETLKSLGFKHDGFTTGFHPIHQIRWHSILNLKGKTKDQLIKDMDSLRKRNTKKVIKNGIKVRYLDKDELHIFRSFMQDTSDKKDFEDRGDEFYISRLEKFGDRVKMPLAYIDFNTYIPELEAELTEIDHAIDKAKADIENKPENKKAQNKLADNERQKQALLEKLTEAQQLKAKHGDTLPIAAAFYFINPHEVVYYAGGSSNEFRHFSGSYAIQWHMINYALDYGIDKYNFYGISGIFSEDAPDAGVIKFKKGYNADVVEYIGDFELPVNKGVYKLYKRIKK, translated from the coding sequence ATGAAATTTACAACACTTACACGTGAAGCATTCAGTGCTTTCACGGATCAGCACCCAAGTCATTTTACACAGATGGCTGTAAACTATGATCTAAAGGTTTCAGAAGGTACAGAGACACATCTGCTCGGCGTGAAAGATGAGCATAATGAAATCATAGCTGCAGGTCTGTTTACATCAGTACCTGTAATGAAAGTCTTTAAATATTTCTATTCAAACCGTGGTCCAGTCATGGATTATCACAATAGAGCACTCGTAACGTTCTTCTTCAATGAACTTAAGAAATATATGAAACAGCATAAAGCATTGAATTTACGAATCGATCCATACGTACCATACCAGTTACGTAATCATGATGGGGACATCATTGAAACATATAAGACGGATGATATTTTTGAAACATTGAAATCTCTTGGCTTCAAGCATGATGGATTTACGACTGGTTTTCATCCTATACACCAAATCAGATGGCATTCAATCCTGAACTTAAAAGGTAAAACGAAAGACCAGCTCATAAAGGATATGGATAGTCTCAGAAAACGTAATACGAAGAAAGTCATTAAAAATGGGATTAAAGTAAGATATCTGGATAAAGATGAGCTTCATATCTTCCGTTCATTTATGCAGGATACGAGTGATAAGAAGGATTTCGAAGATCGTGGAGATGAATTTTATATCTCAAGGTTAGAAAAATTCGGAGATCGAGTAAAGATGCCGCTTGCGTATATTGATTTTAATACTTATATTCCTGAACTGGAAGCTGAGCTTACTGAAATAGACCATGCAATAGACAAAGCAAAAGCTGATATCGAGAATAAACCTGAAAATAAAAAAGCACAAAACAAACTAGCAGATAACGAACGACAAAAACAAGCACTTTTAGAGAAACTGACAGAAGCACAGCAACTTAAAGCAAAGCATGGGGATACATTACCGATTGCAGCTGCATTTTATTTTATCAACCCACATGAAGTCGTCTATTATGCTGGTGGATCTTCCAATGAATTCAGACATTTCTCTGGAAGCTATGCAATTCAGTGGCACATGATCAACTATGCTTTGGACTATGGTATAGATAAATATAACTTCTATGGTATAAGCGGTATCTTCAGTGAGGATGCACCTGATGCTGGTGTTATAAAATTCAAAAAAGGTTATAATGCCGATGTGGTTGAATATATCGGTGACTTTGAACTCCCTGTAAATAAAGGTGTCTATAAATTATATAAACGAATAAAGAAATAA
- a CDS encoding aminoglycoside phosphotransferase family protein, whose amino-acid sequence MHIDDLNDLLPGFHFVKLESFNKGWSDDQKYIVTSRDDKYLLRLSSFKEIEDIKLQIYLVEQCMDLGLPVQQLVSHGKYHNHYYLLYQWIEGHEAKEILPTLTLEEQYELGLEAGRILKAIHAIPGANQFGWRDFFLKKIERKKSMYLNCEYKYDNDQCLFNVIEKYENRIIDKPVVYHHGDYHVGNMVIDEKGKLWIIDFDRCSIGESFEEFNRISWCVNTSEAFSRGRVDGYFAGKLPIEFWEVLSVYIATNILSSLPWAVPFGNKQIQVMKEEFEVQRKYYEDFNIVIPKWYK is encoded by the coding sequence TGGTCGGATGATCAAAAATATATTGTTACTAGTCGTGATGATAAGTATCTATTACGTCTTTCTTCTTTTAAAGAAATAGAGGATATTAAATTACAAATTTATTTAGTTGAACAGTGTATGGACTTAGGACTTCCTGTGCAACAATTAGTATCACACGGTAAGTATCATAATCATTATTATTTATTATACCAATGGATTGAAGGTCATGAAGCTAAAGAAATATTGCCGACATTAACTTTAGAAGAACAATATGAACTTGGTCTTGAAGCTGGGAGAATATTGAAAGCCATTCATGCTATACCTGGAGCAAATCAGTTTGGATGGCGTGACTTTTTCCTAAAAAAAATCGAACGTAAGAAATCGATGTATCTAAACTGTGAATATAAATACGATAATGATCAGTGTTTATTTAATGTAATTGAAAAGTATGAAAATCGTATCATCGATAAACCTGTTGTCTACCACCACGGCGATTATCATGTTGGGAATATGGTCATTGATGAAAAAGGTAAACTATGGATTATTGATTTTGATAGATGTAGTATCGGTGAATCATTTGAAGAATTCAATCGTATCAGCTGGTGTGTAAATACGAGTGAGGCATTTAGTAGAGGGCGCGTCGATGGATATTTTGCTGGTAAATTACCGATTGAATTTTGGGAAGTATTATCTGTTTATATCGCTACGAATATCTTATCTTCTTTACCATGGGCAGTCCCATTTGGTAATAAACAAATACAAGTGATGAAAGAAGAATTTGAAGTACAACGTAAATATTATGAAGATTTTAATATTGTAATTCCTAAATGGTATAAATAA
- a CDS encoding DUF1648 domain-containing protein, with product MMEGLLLSGILFLTGLLFLLNGRFVRRNILFSVYVPESETNNTMIQPIKFRYNRQIIILAIAVSLLFSLIYLFASHSAALLSFVVLLHVLIIVAILIYKNAHDDLKAVKISEDWMKDIKVVKATDTSLMTESSPLPNALFVIQLLAFIAAFIFVALNYDRIPETIATHWNIKGEADNFSPKNIISVFAPGVLGLVILLVLFASSKGINFFDSSVNPATKSASIKFVKKSKLINSMMIHLISFTMTLLFILIFVRPAIYKGDYLPHGIMIMLIAIMLGITVVCLYLQVSEDKKYRQAAASSDKAPYYNEDHYIFGLFYYNPDDSNVWVPKISQMGMTLNMARPMSWFIAFMLIGLPFVIIALITIFS from the coding sequence ATGATGGAAGGTTTATTACTTAGTGGCATACTGTTTTTAACCGGTTTATTGTTCTTATTGAATGGTCGTTTCGTTCGTCGTAATATATTATTCAGTGTCTATGTGCCTGAGAGTGAAACGAATAATACTATGATTCAACCGATAAAGTTTCGTTACAACAGGCAGATAATCATATTAGCAATCGCTGTATCTCTATTATTTAGTTTGATTTATTTATTTGCTAGTCATTCAGCAGCACTTCTGAGCTTTGTCGTATTACTGCATGTTTTAATTATCGTCGCAATACTTATCTATAAGAACGCCCATGATGACTTAAAAGCTGTAAAGATAAGTGAAGACTGGATGAAAGATATTAAAGTAGTGAAAGCGACTGATACAAGTTTAATGACAGAAAGTTCTCCGCTTCCGAATGCTTTATTTGTGATTCAGCTACTTGCATTTATCGCTGCGTTTATATTTGTTGCACTGAACTATGATAGAATACCTGAAACGATAGCAACACATTGGAATATTAAGGGTGAAGCCGATAACTTTAGTCCTAAAAATATCATCAGTGTATTTGCGCCTGGTGTACTTGGCCTTGTAATTTTGTTAGTACTTTTTGCAAGTTCAAAAGGGATAAACTTTTTCGATAGTAGTGTTAATCCTGCTACTAAGTCTGCTTCGATTAAATTTGTCAAGAAATCTAAGTTGATTAACAGTATGATGATTCATCTCATATCATTTACGATGACTTTACTCTTTATTTTAATCTTTGTACGGCCTGCTATCTATAAAGGGGATTATCTTCCTCATGGAATTATGATAATGTTAATCGCTATAATGCTGGGTATCACAGTAGTTTGTCTTTATTTACAAGTTTCTGAAGATAAGAAGTATCGTCAGGCAGCAGCTTCATCAGACAAAGCACCTTATTATAATGAAGATCATTACATCTTCGGACTATTCTATTATAATCCGGATGATTCTAATGTCTGGGTACCGAAGATTTCTCAAATGGGTATGACACTCAATATGGCGCGACCGATGTCCTGGTTTATCGCGTTTATGCTTATAGGTTTACCCTTTGTAATCATTGCGCTTATTACAATTTTCTCATAA
- a CDS encoding type 1 glutamine amidotransferase domain-containing protein, translated as MTKKVLMVLTNHDTLNDGTPTGLWLGEAAEPYKVFERNNIEVDFASIQGGAIPLDPNSTQNDETKTFQDVVQKLGKTLKLRDIVFENYDGIFIPGGHGTMYDLPGDPDLQNILAFYKDDNRVIGAVCHGPSAFVGAKQKDGSHLIEGVKLTGFTNEEEQQMNQDSNVPFALQTELEANGAGFVKGKSFESNVVTDGKFVTGQNPQSSTDVAEAFVKVL; from the coding sequence ATGACAAAGAAAGTTCTCATGGTTTTAACGAATCACGACACTTTGAACGATGGCACACCAACAGGTCTTTGGCTCGGTGAGGCTGCAGAGCCTTACAAAGTATTCGAACGTAATAATATCGAGGTAGATTTCGCTTCGATTCAAGGTGGTGCTATACCACTTGATCCGAATTCTACTCAGAACGATGAAACGAAGACATTCCAGGATGTCGTACAAAAATTAGGGAAAACACTAAAACTAAGAGATATCGTATTTGAAAACTATGATGGCATATTCATACCCGGGGGTCATGGTACGATGTATGATCTGCCAGGAGATCCAGATTTACAGAACATATTAGCTTTCTATAAAGATGATAACCGTGTTATCGGAGCAGTATGCCATGGTCCGAGCGCCTTTGTAGGTGCTAAACAAAAAGATGGCAGTCACCTGATTGAAGGTGTCAAATTAACTGGGTTTACAAATGAAGAAGAACAGCAGATGAATCAAGACAGCAATGTACCATTCGCTTTACAGACTGAACTTGAAGCAAATGGTGCAGGATTTGTGAAAGGTAAGTCGTTTGAATCCAATGTTGTAACGGATGGCAAGTTTGTAACAGGACAGAATCCTCAGTCCAGTACAGATGTTGCAGAAGCATTTGTAAAAGTATTATAA
- a CDS encoding type II toxin-antitoxin system RelE family toxin → MKYSVEYVPKVIKQLRKMDAQSSRLLLQWINKNIVHCEDPRSSGKALTGNYSGFWRYRVGQFRIITKIEDDKLIILVISIDHRKNIYR, encoded by the coding sequence ATGAAATACAGTGTCGAATATGTTCCTAAGGTCATTAAACAATTACGAAAAATGGATGCCCAATCCAGTAGATTACTATTACAATGGATTAATAAAAATATTGTTCATTGTGAAGATCCCAGAAGCTCAGGAAAAGCTTTGACTGGTAACTATAGTGGTTTTTGGCGTTATAGAGTTGGACAATTTCGTATTATTACTAAAATAGAAGATGATAAATTAATTATTTTAGTAATTTCAATAGATCATAGAAAAAATATTTATCGATAA
- a CDS encoding sigma-70 RNA polymerase sigma factor region 4 domain-containing protein: MLSIFIMDVSNSTQFNNSDEISKVLEGITESIEQWTHSLNFSYINYRMGDELFFVSDCTDATLLISYYIKLLWPYKSQPVKFGIAAGAEEIPEQDIEHWNSKLTKTARNNLEHIKKSDISDFYVTIEAVDMSLYNDVLFPYLTEIVRNHSLLQQTIFKQSLYIDTQKEIAQLNNKSVSTISEHLNKAHYKQLGLIKKHLVFSDAQHTIEPSVIQSLQGGLSWL, from the coding sequence ATGCTTTCTATATTTATTATGGATGTTTCAAATAGTACACAGTTCAATAATAGTGATGAAATCAGTAAAGTACTTGAAGGGATAACAGAAAGTATCGAACAATGGACGCATTCCCTTAACTTCAGCTATATTAATTACAGAATGGGTGATGAGCTTTTTTTCGTGAGTGATTGTACAGATGCGACCTTATTAATATCGTACTATATTAAACTATTATGGCCTTATAAATCTCAGCCAGTAAAATTTGGTATTGCAGCAGGAGCTGAAGAGATTCCTGAACAGGACATCGAACACTGGAACAGTAAGCTGACAAAAACGGCACGTAATAACCTGGAGCATATCAAGAAATCGGATATCAGTGATTTTTATGTGACGATTGAAGCGGTAGACATGTCTCTTTATAACGATGTTCTGTTCCCTTATCTCACTGAAATTGTCCGAAATCATTCGCTTTTGCAGCAAACAATTTTCAAACAGTCACTCTATATCGATACTCAAAAAGAAATTGCTCAGCTGAACAACAAGAGTGTTTCCACCATTTCAGAACATTTGAATAAAGCGCATTATAAGCAGCTTGGATTAATCAAGAAACATCTCGTATTTTCTGATGCACAGCATACTATCGAACCTTCAGTCATCCAGTCTTTACAAGGAGGTTTATCATGGTTGTAA
- a CDS encoding M42 family metallopeptidase, with product MYPDVNSTMQEIERLVRIPGPSGFAFKAIEYVTETLSSVGYEVQQTNKGGVLVTVPGKDDTRHKYLTAHVDTLGAMVKEILPSGRLRLSMVGGFSWNAVEGEYCEIHTADKVYTGTICLHETSVHVYRNTGDVKRDADHMEVRVDEVVKSQEDTEKLGISVGDFITFNPRCEITESGFIKSRHLDDKASAAMLIQLLRHLKAASVELPHTTHFYFSNNEEIGYGGNSNVPEQVVEYIAVDMGALGDGQASDEYTVSICAKDSSGPYHYQLKQHLVQLCKDNEIDYKVDIYPYYGSDASAAMSAGYDIKHGLFGAGIESSHAMERTHKDSLLNTEKLIYHYVMSPAL from the coding sequence ATGTATCCAGATGTAAATAGCACGATGCAGGAGATTGAACGTTTAGTAAGGATTCCAGGTCCTTCAGGTTTCGCATTTAAAGCGATTGAATATGTGACAGAAACGTTATCTTCAGTAGGTTACGAAGTACAACAGACGAATAAAGGCGGGGTATTAGTTACTGTTCCTGGTAAAGATGATACACGTCATAAATATTTAACGGCCCATGTTGATACGTTAGGTGCGATGGTTAAAGAGATTCTACCGAGTGGTCGTCTTCGTTTATCGATGGTTGGTGGCTTCAGTTGGAATGCGGTAGAAGGAGAGTACTGCGAGATTCATACTGCTGATAAAGTCTATACTGGAACAATCTGTCTGCATGAGACTAGTGTCCATGTATATCGCAACACGGGTGATGTTAAGCGAGATGCGGATCATATGGAAGTCCGTGTTGATGAAGTAGTGAAATCTCAGGAAGATACTGAAAAGTTGGGGATTAGTGTCGGAGATTTTATCACATTTAATCCAAGATGTGAGATTACTGAATCCGGCTTTATTAAATCGCGTCATCTCGATGATAAAGCAAGTGCTGCGATGCTGATTCAATTGTTACGTCATTTGAAGGCTGCATCTGTTGAATTACCGCATACGACACATTTCTATTTCTCAAATAATGAAGAGATTGGTTATGGCGGTAACTCTAATGTTCCGGAACAAGTTGTAGAATATATCGCTGTTGATATGGGTGCATTAGGTGATGGACAAGCTTCTGATGAGTATACGGTATCGATATGTGCAAAGGATAGCTCAGGTCCATATCACTATCAATTGAAACAACATCTCGTTCAGCTGTGTAAGGATAACGAAATTGATTATAAAGTTGATATTTACCCATATTACGGCAGTGATGCGAGTGCTGCGATGAGTGCAGGTTACGATATTAAGCATGGACTATTTGGTGCTGGTATTGAATCTAGCCATGCGATGGAACGCACACATAAAGATTCGCTGCTGAATACAGAAAAACTTATCTATCATTATGTAATGAGTCCGGCGCTATAA